The nucleotide sequence CTCTACGGCCAGAAAGCGGGCGGCGGCGGAGGCACTGAATATCTCGCCGGAGGCAAATCGATCACAGGCAACTACGTGAACAACGCGCTGTATTTCACGCTCGGCTACAAACACGAGTTCAAATTCAAGGATTCTCCGTGGGTCGACTGGGCAAAGGTCGGCGGCAAGTTCGTAACTGCCTGGGCGCCGAAAAAGAACACGAACATAGACTTCGCGGATCTCATACCGCAGGCCGGCAACTGGCCGTCGGTCAGCGAGATCGCAGATTCGATGTTCTCGCGTTGGTACGGTATGGAGTTTGACATCTCCGCAGAGGCGCAGCTCTTCAACTACCTTTACACCGTCCTCGACGTAGGCCTCCTGATCCCGGGGCGAGCCTATAACATCAACGTGAACCTCATCGATCCGGGCAATATCGTGGAACCGATCCCCAACGACAGGGCGAACATGGCCTGGATGGTGAGGCTTTCCACGATCCTTCAGTTCTGATGCATCCCTCGCAGGAGATCGTCAAAATATCGCCGACGCTTCATCATTTTGACGCGGACAGGTCGCATAACGGATTTTGTTTCGTTGAACCCATTTGAAAAATAACGAAATTATTACAAGCGCCGCTGACCTGCACCTGGCCTCGGCATTGCAATAAATCCCATGTGGAGGCTGCGACATGAGGATGCCCATCGGAGTCATAAAGGAGTGGCGCCGCAGGGAACGCGAGAAGAGGCAGAGGGAAGACGAGGCCCGCAGGCCGGCTGAAATGCCGCTGCCCGATGCGCAGAACAAAAGGCCCAGGGGATACGGGGAGGAGAGCGGTAAAAAATCCAGAATAGTGATCAGCCTCAGTTGAGCTTTCTCACGTCCGGTTTTTCATCTTTCACTTCTATCACCACTTCACCTTTGCCTGACACGCTGCAGATCGCTTCGACCTTGAAGCTGTCGCCGATCGACGCGGGTATCTTGAACGGCGGCATGGTCTGGTTGCGGTGGCTCGTCTGGAAATCGAACTCCTTTTTCGCAACCTCTTTGCCGTCCTTGTAGACGACCACTTCTTTGATGAAGTGGTCCTTGGGGTCGTTCACGATGTGCTGCACCGTGATATTCAGCTCGCCCCTCTCCACGTCGTAATATCCGTCCACAACGTTGGGAGAATGCGCGAGGGCAGGCGAAATGGCCAACAAAGACACCGCAAGAAACGACCCTGCAAAAATTATCGTCTTCATATTAACCTCTATTGTCCATTATCCATTTTCGACTTTCTCGATTTTCCGCCAAGTGGACCGCAGGGGAAACCGAAAATAGATTAATCGAAAATAGAAAATGGAAGACGATTTTCCTGGCGGAAAATCGTGGCGCGCCTGGCAGGACTCGAACCTGCGACCCCCTGATCCGTAGTCAGGTGCTCTAATCCACTGAGCTACAGGCGCATAATAAATTTTCATTCACCGGGCCGCGCAACCTAGTCTATGATATTGTTTCCTGTCAAGCCGGCTCAAACCTGGCCTGAAAGAAGCGCAGGGCCTCGGGCTCATAGGTCATCTTGAGCCCTTTGATCTCCTTTCTGCGCTTCCAGACGTTCTTTATCGTCTCCGCGGTCACGTCCATGTGGGAGTTCGTGTACGCACGCCTGGGGATCGTGACCCTGACGAGCTCGAGCCTGGGGCAGCGGTGTCTCTTTGTCACCGGGTCCCGGCCTGCGGAGACGATCCCGCGCTCCATCGTGCGTACGCCGCTCTCGACGTATATCTCGGCGGCGAGCCTCTGCGCCGGGAATTCCTCCTGCGGGATATGCGAGAGGAACGCCTTCGCGTCCAGGAAAACAGCATGCCCTCCGACGGGCTTCACTATCGGTATGTCGGCGGCGATGAGCTTCTCACCAAGATACTCCACCTGTCTCACGCGCCAGCTAACGATGTGATCGTTCTCCGCGGCCTCCTTGAAGCCGCGAGCGCAGGCCTCCATGTCGCGGCCCGCCATGCCGCCGTAGGTGTGCAGTCCCTCGTAGACAACCACCAGCTCCTTGGCCTTGATGAACAGCTTTTCGTCATTCATCGCAAGCCAGCCGCCGATGTTCACGTACGCGTCCTTCTTGGCCGACATCGTGCACCCGTCGGTGTACGAGCAGAACTCGCGGCAGATCTCCTTGATGGTTTTGTTCTCAAAACCCTTCTCGCGCCGCTGTATGAAATAGCAGTTCTCCAGGATGCGCGCCGCGTCCAGGATGACCTTGATGCCGTGCTTGCGGCAAAGCTTGGAGGTATCCTTCATGTTCGCCATCGAGACCGGCTGCCCTCCCGCCATGTTGACCGGCGCACCGATGCTCACGTAAGGGATGCTGTCGGTCCCGTATTCAGAGATCAGGCGTTCAAGCTTCGCTACGTCCACGTTGCCCTTGAACGGGAGATCCGCCGACGGGTCATGCGCCTCATCTATGATCACGTCGTGAAACGTGGCCCCGGCCATCTCCTGATGGAGCCTCGTCGTGGTGAAATACATATTGCCCGCGACGTGATCGCCCTTCTCTATGAGCGATTGCGAAAGTATGTTCTCAGCGCCGCGGCCCTGGTGAGTGGGGACGACGTGCTTATAGCCCATGATGTCGCGGATCACCTCTTCCAGGAAATAGAAGTTCCTGCTGCCAGCGTACGCCTCGTCGCCCATCATGATCCCCGCCCACTGGTAGTCGCTCATCGCAGCCGTGCCGGAGTCGGTGAGCAGGTCGATCCAGACGTCCTCGCTCCTGAGCAGAAAGGTGTTGTACCCCGCATCCTTGATCGCCTTCTCTCGCTCCGGGCGCGTCGTCATCCTGATGCTCTCGACCATCTTGATCTTGTACGGCTCCGCCATGAGGCTGAGATCCATGTCTCGATTCCCTTTCCCTATTTGCAAACGATCGCGTCTATCTCCACGCCCACGCCCTTCGGCAGCTTCGCTACCGCTACGGTCGCGCGCGCAGGCTTGTGCGCTCCGAAGAACGACGCATAGACCTCGTTCACCGCGGCAAAACTCTCCATGTCGGCAAGGTATATCGTGGTCTTCACGACGCCCTCGAACGAAAACCCGTCCGCCGCGAGCACAGCCTTCAAGTTCTCCATCACGAGCCTCGCCTGCTTAGCCGCATCTCCGCCGAAGAGCTCCAGGTTCCCCGTAGCAGGATCGATCGGTATCTGGCCCGAGCAGAAGAGCATATCGCCTGCGCGCACCGCCTGGCTGTACGGCCCTATCGCCTTCGGTGCCTTATCGGTGTTGATCATCTTGAGAGCCATGCATCGCTCCTTCAGGCGGATTTTTCCACCCAGATGTCGGTCACGTTGAGGATCGTCTCGACGGATTTCTCCATCCACTCCAGCGGGACCCATTCCTTCTTCGAATGATAATTCATGCTCCCGTCAAAAAGGTTCGGCGTAAGCAGGCCCTCGAAGGAGAGCCTCGCCCCGTCGGTCCCGCCGCGGATCGAATTGCGCCTTGGGGCGATGCCCGTGCGACGGATCGCCTCCTCGGCGTAGCTCACGACCTTTGGGTCGCGGTCGATCGCGTACTTCATGTTGCGGTACGACTCCTTGATCTCGACGTCTATCTTGGCGCCGTGTTTGCGGCTCACATACGAAGCCGCGTGCTTAAACACGGTCTCTAGCTCCTCGAGCCCATCGACCGTGAAATCGCGCACGAGGAAATGTATCTTCGCCTCCGAAACGTTGCCGCTCATAGTAATAGGATGCAAATACCCCTCGCGCTTCTCCGTGGTCTCGGGCGTGCGGTTGGCGGGGAGCGCCATTATGAAGTCGCTGCCCGCGCGCAGCGCGTTTACCATCTTTCCTTTTGCGTAGCCCGGGTGCACGTCGGCGCCGGTTATCGTGACGAACGCTGAGTCCGCACAGAAGGTTTCGTCCTCGATCTCTCCGACCGACGACCCGTCCACCGTATAGGCGTAGTCTGCCGCGAACTTCTTGACGTCGAAGTGCTCCGTCCCGCGGCCGATCTCCTCGTCGGGCGTGAACCCGACCCTGATAGCGCCATGCAGCCGCTTCGGATCTTCCCTGAGCCGCCAGATGGCTTCGAGGATCTCCGCAACGCCGGCCTTGTCGTCGGCGCCAAGCAGCGTTGTGCCGTCCGACGTGATGATGGTCATACCCTTGCAGCGCGCCAGCTCGGGCTCATCCGCCACCCGGATCACGATCGCTTGGTCGCCCGGCATCACGATGTCGCCGCCGTCGTAGTTGCGATGAATCTGCGGGCGCACGTCCTTGCCCGGGACCTCGTGATAGGTATCGACATGGGCCAGAAAACCTATCGTCGGGACTTTTCCGTGCGCAGGGTGGCCGGAGGGAATGTTGGATGGGAGCGTAGCCATCACATATCCATGCTCGTCCATCGCCGCGTCTTCTAGCCCCGCGGCCTTGAGATCATTAACGAGCATCGCGAGGAGTTCCTTCTGCCCCTCTGTGGAGGGATAGTTGTCCGTGCCCTCAGCGGAGCGGGTATCGACCTTCACGTACCTGCAAAACCTATCGAGCAACGTCTCTCTTTTTGCCATATCGATCTCCCATGAGTTTATTTTTCAAAAAAACCCCGGCAGCATCCCTCGCCTGCCGGGGTTTGGCCGAAATCAATCCGTCTCCTTACGCCTCTTTCTTCGCACGCCTGGAATCGAGATACACATACGCGCAAAGCGCTGCGAGCATCACGAGTCCCATCCAGTTGCCGAGCGATCCTTCGTTGGCGAAGTCGGGCAGTATCTTCGCGCCCGTCTCCGACTCGATGTACTTGAGCACCGCCCCAAAGACCCCCATGAGCGCTCCGCCGGCGATGAAGCCCGATGCGATCAGGGTGCCCCTTTCGCGGCGGGCCCTCCCCAGCGCCTCATCCTTGCCCGCGCTCTTCTGAACGAAGTGCGCCACCAGTGCGCCCACCAATATCGGCGTGTTGAGGGAAAGCGGGATATACATGCCCAGCGCAAAGGCCAGCGGCGCTATCCCCAGGAGCTCCATGAGTATGGCTATGACTGCGCCGATGCCGTAGAGCAGCCACGGCGCGCCCTTGGCCGCCATCATTCCCTTGATCACCGCGGCCATCGCGTTTGCCTGCGGGGCCGGGAGCGGCTTCGCATGCTCAGGCGTGGGCACGAAGCCGTAGACCTTGTTGAGCATCACGATCACGGCCGCCACCGTCACGGCCGCGAATACCGTGCCGAGTATCTTGCACCACTGCTGGCGCGAGGGCGTGGATCCGATCCAGTAGCCGACCTTGAGATCGGTGATGAGCCCGCCGGACATCGCCAGCGCAGTGCAGACCATGCCTCCGATGACCAGGGCCGCCATCATGCCCTTGGGACCCGAGAGCCCGCACGAGATCAGTATCAGGCACGAGAGTATCAGCGTGATCAGCGTCATGCCGGAGACCGGATTGATGCCGACGATTGCGATCGCGCGCGCCGCCACAGTGGTGAACAGGAAGGATATGACGAAGACCACGACCACCGCTATCAGGGCGATCTTGAGCGGCGACAGCTGGTCGACGAGCACGGAGAACCTGAAGAATACGAAACTCACAACGAGGATGAGCAGCATGCCCGCGATCACGATCGGCATCGGGATATCGCGCTGCGTGCGCTCGACCCCCTTTTCGCCTTCGTGTTTCTTGCGCGCCGCGAATATCTCCCTGAAGCCCTTGGTGAAGGCCTGCAATATGATCGGGCTGGATTTGATTATGCCGATGAGGCCGGCGGCGAATATCGCGCCTATGCCGATGTAGCGGACATATGTGGAGAATATCTGGTGGGCGCTCATGGAGGCGATCAGCGCGTCCGCATCCGCTGGCGGTATGGCCACCGTGACGAAGCCGCCCAGGTAGTTTATCACCGGGATGAAGACGAACCAGGACAGGAACGAACCGCATGCGATGATCATCGCATAGCGAAGGCCCACGATGTAACCCAGACCCATGACCGCGGCTCCGGTGTTGATGGAGAGCACGGCTTTCACCTTCTCGGTCATCGGCGCGAAGAGCTGCACCATGCCGGTGGTGAACTCCTCAGCCCATGCACGCATCGCAATGGAGAGAAAGTCGTATACGCCACCCACCACCGCCGCCAACGCCAGGACCTTCGCCTGCCTGCCGCCCTTTGCGCCGGCCACCAGCACCTCGGTGGTCGCAGTCGCCTCCGGGAATGGGAGCTTGCCGTGCATGTCGGAGACAAAGTAGCGGCGCAGCGGAACCAGGAAGAGCACGCCGAGGATGCCGCCCAGCGTCGCCGAGACGAAGAGCTGGAACAGGTCCACGTGCTCATCGAGGCCCAGGATATAGAGCGCTGGCAGCGTGAATATGGCGCCGGCCACGATGAGCCCGGAGGCAGCGCCCACGGATTGTATTATGACGTTCTCGAGTATCGTGGACTTGCGGCGGAACACGCTGCCTAGCCCCACCGCCAGGATTGCGATCGGGATCGCGGCCTCGAACACCTGCGCTATCTTGAGGCCCAGGAACGCGGCGGCGCCTGAGAAGAGGACCGTCATGATGATGCCGATGAAAATCGACCTGAACGTGATCTCTTTTACCTTCGAATCCGCCGGCACGATCGGGACGTATGACTGGCCGGGCTTGAGTTCGGTATACGCGTTATCCGGAAGGCCTGATTTCCCGAAGTGTTCCATTTTTCCTCCCCTTTGAAAGTTGAATATGGCTAAAGCAATTTGAAACAGATGGCAAGGGCCTCTGTTTGTGCTACTGATGCCCCATGCTCCTCGGGATAGACATCCTGCTCACGAAGAGACTCTCCCTTATCAAGGGCAAACGGGTGGGGCTCCTCGCACACGCGGCGAGCCTGAATGCAGAGGGCCGACACACCCTGGATCGCCTCGCGAATGACGCGGGCGCCAAGATAACCGCTCTCTTCGGCCCTGAGCACGGATTCGCGACAAAGGCGCAGGACATGGAGCCGGTGGAGACGCACGAGGACGCCCAGGGCAAGCTGCCGGTCTACAGTCTCTACGGGGGGGACCTCGACTCCCTGAAACCTGCGCCTGCGATGCTTAAGGATCTGGATGTGCTCGTGGTGGACCTGCAGGATATCGGCAGCCGCTACTATACATATATATGGACCGTGGCGCTGTGCATGGAGGCGTGCGTCGAGTCAGGCAAGGAGATGATAGTCTGCGACAGACCGAATCCGATAGGCGGGGAACTTATCGAAGGACCTGAAATAGATGAAGGATATCAATCTTTTGTAGGACTCTTTCCGATCCCGGTGCGGCATGGCATGACCATCGGAGAGATCGTTCAGCTTATGAACGATCAGGGGGGCATGGGCGCAAAGGTCACAGTCGTGGCCATGGAGGGATGGAAGAGGTCGATGAGCTGGCAGGACACAGGTCTCGCTTGGACCAACCCATCGCCCAACATGCGTTCGTATACAGCAGCGCTCCTCTACCCGGGGATGTGCCTCATCGAGGCGACCAACATCTCCGAGGGCCGAGGCACGGACACTCCCTTCGAGATCGCCGGCGCACCCTACATGGACACGGACGACCTGATGGAGGCCTTCAACGCGCTGGGGCTCCCGGGCGTCACCGCAGCGCCAACATCCTTCATCCCAATGAGGCAGAAGTGGGAGGGGAAACTCTGCCACGGCATCCGCTGGGTGATCACGGATGCAGCGGCGTTCAGGCCCTATCTCACAGGGCTTGCCTTCATATGGCTCTGCCACAAGATGTATTCGAACTCCGGTTTTGAATGGCGTCACGACCCGTACGAGTTCGTCGCCGACCGCCCTGCGATAGACCTGCTCACCGGATCGTCCCGGTTTCGCGAGGCGATTACAAAGCTCTGTCCGGAAACGCTTAAACTTCTTGCCGAAACGCCGGACGAGCTCATCGATGCGCGAAGCTCCGCGCTGATCTACTGAAGCCCATGCCCTGCGCAAAGACATCCCCAGCATACATTGCCCTCTCAAAGGGCAATGAACTCGCACGCCGCGCCGGCCGCGCGTATGCGGCGATGAAATCCTGCAGCCTCTGTCCGCGCGACTGCAAGGTCGACCGCCTCAAGGGGGAGCTCGGCTACTGCAGGATCGGCAAGAGGGCCGGGGTGGCAAGCGCGAACCTGCACCACGGCGAGGAGCCTCCGATCTCAGGCACGCGCGGATCCGGCACGATCTTCTTCACAGGCTGCAACATGAGCTGCCGCTTCTGTCAGAACTGGCCGATAAGCCATCTGCGACACGGCAAGGCCGTGACGCCGGAGAGGCTCGCGCAGATGATGCTGGATCTAAAGAAGCGGGGTGCGCACAACATAAACCTCGTCACGCCCTCGCACGTGGTGCCGCAGTTTCTCGCAGGGCTCACCATCGCGGCAAAGGACGGACTCGATCTCCCGATAGTTTACAATTCCAACGGATACGAGGGGCTCGATGCGCTGAGCCTCCTGGACGGCGTGATCGACATCTACATGCCCGACATCAAGTATTCCACGCGCGAGGCGGCGCAGCGCTGCTCGCTCGCCCCTGACTACTGGGAGCACGTGCGCCCCGCGCTCAAGGAGATGTACAGGCAGGTCGGCGCGCTTGCGATGGACGATGAGGGGATCGGCGTGCGCGGGCTCCTGATCCGCCACCTCGTCCTCCCCGGCGGGCTCGCAGGATCCGAGAAGGTCTTCGAGTTCGTGGCAACCGAGCTATCGCCCGATGTCCCGGTGAACCTCATGAGCCAGTACTTCCCTGCCCACGACGCAGTGGACGACCCGCTCTTGGGTAGGGGGATTTCAAAGGAGGAGTTCGCGAGCGCCGAGGCGGCGCTCCATCAGTACAACCTCACAAATGGTTGGATACAGCACATGTAACCCCTTTAAAATTAATGGGTTGCCTATAAAGATAGATTCTGCTAGGTATCGCCGCCACAAAAGTACGACATCAGAGGACCCCCCTATGACCACAGATATCAAGACCCTGCTGGAAGCGCACGCCGGCCGCGGACACGAGCTATATGCAAAATACATAAACCCTCAGCTTGTGCGCGTGCTCAGGACGATAGGCTTTGACCGCAAATACGTGCGAGCAGAGGGACCGATCCTCTATGATGCCGATGGAAACGATTTCTTGGATTTTTTGGCCGGCTACGGTGTCTTCGCTCTGGGTCGCAATCACCCAAAAATCATAAAGGCGATCAAGGATGCGCTCGATCTGCAATATCCGAACATGGTCCAGATGGACGCTCCTCTCGCCGCGGGCCTTCTTGCGGAGAGGCTGCTCTCCTACATGCCCTCGGGCGTGGACACGGTCTTTTTCACCAATTC is from bacterium and encodes:
- a CDS encoding radical SAM protein; the protein is MKSCSLCPRDCKVDRLKGELGYCRIGKRAGVASANLHHGEEPPISGTRGSGTIFFTGCNMSCRFCQNWPISHLRHGKAVTPERLAQMMLDLKKRGAHNINLVTPSHVVPQFLAGLTIAAKDGLDLPIVYNSNGYEGLDALSLLDGVIDIYMPDIKYSTREAAQRCSLAPDYWEHVRPALKEMYRQVGALAMDDEGIGVRGLLIRHLVLPGGLAGSEKVFEFVATELSPDVPVNLMSQYFPAHDAVDDPLLGRGISKEEFASAEAALHQYNLTNGWIQHM
- a CDS encoding DUF1343 domain-containing protein, whose amino-acid sequence is MLLGIDILLTKRLSLIKGKRVGLLAHAASLNAEGRHTLDRLANDAGAKITALFGPEHGFATKAQDMEPVETHEDAQGKLPVYSLYGGDLDSLKPAPAMLKDLDVLVVDLQDIGSRYYTYIWTVALCMEACVESGKEMIVCDRPNPIGGELIEGPEIDEGYQSFVGLFPIPVRHGMTIGEIVQLMNDQGGMGAKVTVVAMEGWKRSMSWQDTGLAWTNPSPNMRSYTAALLYPGMCLIEATNISEGRGTDTPFEIAGAPYMDTDDLMEAFNALGLPGVTAAPTSFIPMRQKWEGKLCHGIRWVITDAAAFRPYLTGLAFIWLCHKMYSNSGFEWRHDPYEFVADRPAIDLLTGSSRFREAITKLCPETLKLLAETPDELIDARSSALIY
- a CDS encoding tyrosine phenol-lyase, with amino-acid sequence MDLSLMAEPYKIKMVESIRMTTRPEREKAIKDAGYNTFLLRSEDVWIDLLTDSGTAAMSDYQWAGIMMGDEAYAGSRNFYFLEEVIRDIMGYKHVVPTHQGRGAENILSQSLIEKGDHVAGNMYFTTTRLHQEMAGATFHDVIIDEAHDPSADLPFKGNVDVAKLERLISEYGTDSIPYVSIGAPVNMAGGQPVSMANMKDTSKLCRKHGIKVILDAARILENCYFIQRREKGFENKTIKEICREFCSYTDGCTMSAKKDAYVNIGGWLAMNDEKLFIKAKELVVVYEGLHTYGGMAGRDMEACARGFKEAAENDHIVSWRVRQVEYLGEKLIAADIPIVKPVGGHAVFLDAKAFLSHIPQEEFPAQRLAAEIYVESGVRTMERGIVSAGRDPVTKRHRCPRLELVRVTIPRRAYTNSHMDVTAETIKNVWKRRKEIKGLKMTYEPEALRFFQARFEPA
- a CDS encoding oligopeptide transporter, OPT family; amino-acid sequence: MEHFGKSGLPDNAYTELKPGQSYVPIVPADSKVKEITFRSIFIGIIMTVLFSGAAAFLGLKIAQVFEAAIPIAILAVGLGSVFRRKSTILENVIIQSVGAASGLIVAGAIFTLPALYILGLDEHVDLFQLFVSATLGGILGVLFLVPLRRYFVSDMHGKLPFPEATATTEVLVAGAKGGRQAKVLALAAVVGGVYDFLSIAMRAWAEEFTTGMVQLFAPMTEKVKAVLSINTGAAVMGLGYIVGLRYAMIIACGSFLSWFVFIPVINYLGGFVTVAIPPADADALIASMSAHQIFSTYVRYIGIGAIFAAGLIGIIKSSPIILQAFTKGFREIFAARKKHEGEKGVERTQRDIPMPIVIAGMLLILVVSFVFFRFSVLVDQLSPLKIALIAVVVVFVISFLFTTVAARAIAIVGINPVSGMTLITLILSCLILISCGLSGPKGMMAALVIGGMVCTALAMSGGLITDLKVGYWIGSTPSRQQWCKILGTVFAAVTVAAVIVMLNKVYGFVPTPEHAKPLPAPQANAMAAVIKGMMAAKGAPWLLYGIGAVIAILMELLGIAPLAFALGMYIPLSLNTPILVGALVAHFVQKSAGKDEALGRARRERGTLIASGFIAGGALMGVFGAVLKYIESETGAKILPDFANEGSLGNWMGLVMLAALCAYVYLDSRRAKKEA
- the pepT gene encoding peptidase T, coding for MAKRETLLDRFCRYVKVDTRSAEGTDNYPSTEGQKELLAMLVNDLKAAGLEDAAMDEHGYVMATLPSNIPSGHPAHGKVPTIGFLAHVDTYHEVPGKDVRPQIHRNYDGGDIVMPGDQAIVIRVADEPELARCKGMTIITSDGTTLLGADDKAGVAEILEAIWRLREDPKRLHGAIRVGFTPDEEIGRGTEHFDVKKFAADYAYTVDGSSVGEIEDETFCADSAFVTITGADVHPGYAKGKMVNALRAGSDFIMALPANRTPETTEKREGYLHPITMSGNVSEAKIHFLVRDFTVDGLEELETVFKHAASYVSRKHGAKIDVEIKESYRNMKYAIDRDPKVVSYAEEAIRRTGIAPRRNSIRGGTDGARLSFEGLLTPNLFDGSMNYHSKKEWVPLEWMEKSVETILNVTDIWVEKSA
- a CDS encoding RidA family protein; translation: MALKMINTDKAPKAIGPYSQAVRAGDMLFCSGQIPIDPATGNLELFGGDAAKQARLVMENLKAVLAADGFSFEGVVKTTIYLADMESFAAVNEVYASFFGAHKPARATVAVAKLPKGVGVEIDAIVCK